The following coding sequences are from one Saccharomyces eubayanus strain FM1318 chromosome VII, whole genome shotgun sequence window:
- the RNH70 gene encoding Rnh70p — protein sequence MQVQGPDTNVVSTVALGTKKRRLSKASVQEESEHTDGKLEVKKNKKKKKEKPMTCTLQKTVVDKGIGVKDVRDMTQYLLQAENNSPKWIDISNRSSLQKMVVLFIPGLQPSDFGGGRSAFSEIDDDKFKYIPEQIASKFHTFPVMAPGSKMTLFSPYNSFINVGLSKLEKINRLKELQKKKKITINDLVLSEQQLVANDYPLTSGDSNDAGWVQTAEFAHDGSHIFALDCEMCLSEQGLVLTRISLVNFDNEVIYEELVKPDVPIVDYLTRYSGITEEKLAAGAKKSLPEVQQDLLKIISRSDILIGHSLQNDLKVMKLKHSLIVDTAIIYHHKAGDPFKPSLKYLSETFLNKSIQNGEHDSIEDARACLELTKLKILNGLAFGIGINTENLFTKLHRFEVRTMLLNDMIVKDHSEDDSKGCLIRCVEDNETWTNIHENLNKDVKLIVGRLKNLERSRNYNKKPRKGDDLLEETTVLRDIGQHLTQVYENAAPGTMILVMSGTGDTRPWNNLSTELDVIQDKKERLDKRREREPEIAEAIKLARDGVASFTVK from the coding sequence ATGCAAGTACAAGGGCCCGATACTAATGTGGTGAGCACTGTGGCTCTgggaacaaaaaaaagaaggctATCCAAGGCTTCTGTTCAGGAAGAAAGTGAACACACGGATGGGAAGCTGgaggtgaagaagaacaagaaaaaaaagaaggagaagCCCATGACATGTACTTTGCAGAAGACTGTTGTTGATAAAGGTATTGGCGTCAAGGATGTAAGGGATATGACTCAATACTTGTTACAGGCTGAAAACAACTCTCCTAAGTGGATAGACATTAGTAACAGATCAAGTTTACAAAAAATGGtggttttatttattcCAGGCTTGCAGCCAAGTGATTTTGGGGGCGGCAGGAGTGCGTTCAGTGAGATCGATGATGACAAATTTAAGTATATTCCCGAACAAATTGCATCTAAGTTCCACACTTTCCCTGTGATGGCTCCCGGTTCGAAGATGACGCTATTTTCACCATACAATTCATTTATCAATGTTGGGTTGTCCAAGCTGGAGAAGATAAATAGACTGAAGGAGctgcaaaagaaaaagaaaattaccATCAATGATTTGGTTTTATCTGAACAGCAGCTTGTGGCCAACGATTACCCATTAACTTCTGGAGACTCTAACGATGCAGGCTGGGTGCAGACTGCCGAGTTTGCCCACGATGGTTCACACATATTTGCATTAGATTGTGAAATGTGTCTTTCTGAACAAGGTTTGGTTCTTACCAGGATTTCTCTGGTGAATTTCGATAATGAAGTCATTTACGAAGAGCTAGTGAAGCCAGATGTTCCTATAGTGGACTATTTAACTCGGTATAGTGGTATAACCGAAGAAAAGCTGGCTGCTGGTGCCAAGAAATCTTTACCAGAGGTGCAGCAAGACTTACTAAAGATAATAAGTCGTTCAGATATTTTGATCGGGCACTCGCTGcaaaatgatttgaagGTGATGAAGTTAAAGCACTCATTGATTGTGGACACGGCCatcatataccatcacaAAGCTGGTGATCCCTTCAAGCCAAGTTTGAAGTACTTGAGTGAGACATTCTTGAACAAAAGTATTCAAAACGGCGAACATGATTCTATCGAAGACGCAAGAGCATGTCTTGAGTTGACAAAACTGAAGATTCTAAATGGGTTAGCATTTGGCATAGGCATCAACACGGAGAATTTGTTCACTAAGTTGCATCGTTTTGAAGTAAGAACCATGTTACTTAATGACATGATCGTCAAAGATCATAGCGAAGACGACTCTAAAGGCTGTTTGATCCGTTGTGTTGAGGATAACGAAACGTGGACAAACATTCatgaaaatttaaataAGGACGTTAAACTTATTGTGGGCagattgaaaaacttggaGAGATCGCGTAATTACAACAAAAAGCCACGAAAGGGGGATGATTTATTGGAAGAAACTACGGTTCTTCGTGATATTGGACAGCACCTGACACAGGTATACGAGAATGCCGCACCAGGCACCATGATTCTGGTCATGTCAGGTACAGGCGATACAAGGCCATGGAATAACCTTTCGACTGAATTAGACGTCATCCAAGATAAGAAGGAGAGACTGGACAAAAGACGTGAAAGGGAACCCGAAATAGCAGAGGCCATAAAGCTGGCCCGAGATGGTGTAGCATCCTTTACTGTAAAATAg
- the CAB4 gene encoding putative pantetheine-phosphate adenylyltransferase has protein sequence MINSGINVIFNNKQFAKSSLQWKVGLLPHGSTFDTWQLELENEQCHNTEHYSLHEDTVERIVGPQDANEFRVTALGGTFDHIHDGHKILLSIAAFITSQRLICGITCDELLQNKKYKELIESYETRCSHVSRFIELLKPNLSVELVPLKDVCGPTGKVPEIECLVVSRETVAGAETVNKTRAERGMDRLIIHVVNVLGGREEDGWSEKLSSTEIRRLLQTSRPLN, from the coding sequence ATGATCAACAGCGGTATCAATGTcatcttcaacaacaaacaATTTGCCAAGAGCAGTCTGCAATGGAAGGTGGGTTTATTGCCACACGGTTCCACTTTCGACACGTGGCAGCTGGAACTGGAAAATGAGCAGTGTCACAATACAGAACACTATTCCCTACACGAAGACACTGTCGAAAGGATAGTCGGTCCCCAGGATGCTAATGAATTCCGTGTAACTGCGTTAGGCGGGACATTTGACCATATTCACGATGGACACAAGATATTGTTGAGTATCGCTGCGTTCATCACATCTCAAAGATTAATCTGCGGTATCACATGCGATGAGCTGTTgcagaacaagaaatacaaagaGCTGATTGAATCTTACGAGACACGGTGCAGCCACGTGTCTCGATTCATCGAGCTACTAAAACCAAATCTCTCGGTGGAACTCGTCCCTCTGAAGGATGTCTGTGGGCCCACTGGGAAAGTGCCTGAGATTGAATGCCTTGTTGTGAGCAGAGAGACCGTTGCCGGGGCAGAGACTGTGAATAAGACAAGAGCAGAGAGGGGCATGGACCGTTTAATAATACATGTGGTCAATGTGCTTGGAGGCAGGGAGGAAGACGGCTGGAGTGAGAAGCTGAGCAGTACAGAGATCAGACGTCTTCTCCAGACGTCTCGCCCCTTAAACTAG